From a single Zygotorulaspora mrakii chromosome 2, complete sequence genomic region:
- the PXA2 gene encoding ATP-binding cassette long-chain fatty acid transporter PXA2 (similar to Saccharomyces cerevisiae PXA2 (YKL188C); ancestral locus Anc_4.287) — MSPSVSRIYQHHRLNILRTSYVLLLFATLHSLSSGSSAKKAAKRVIKDEKRRLRSVSDLTTGSEETSAEVAEGAERGPGKDTDSDSGRGGDLEESRESRLDEDKKRRRDSSRQFVRLILRDKKCLFLFISQAVLLVIRTFLSLRVATLDGKLVSSLVKSKYSKFLRILLGQWMVLGVPASFINSLISYTTKLCAVTMNRRISKFVINKYLKNHHVFYSVAAGAGTTSEIQEHLTRDIATFSTNSSMLLNQLLKPMLDLLLCSFKLLISNSNMMGEGTLALGLIVYISNFFLKMIQPNFTKLTMKRSSLESWFRSLHSNIHSNNEEIALLRGQSTELTNLDYSFYQLVLFLNRENKARALYDLATNFIIKYTWGAAGLVLCSIPIFFQNKNENVHSDVTADFITNRRLLLTASSSIGRFVELKRNIQQLRGVWLRLNNFNVLLNENIEKTSRTGNNIINSDNNENGIIEYNDKLIKFENVPLVTPADQVLIPDLNFELKHGDHLLIIGPNGCGKSSLFRILGGLWPLRQGSSIRRTKLTMPSRTLDNECEIFYLPQKPHMGSRSTFREQIIYPDSLNQFERKFDNDYDKGDKFLIEILKLLELEDLISENMSLILTKKNIQTMDNVDNDLPIIDTKDAFDLTRNWSEELSIGVQQRLAMARMYYHKPKFAVLDECTSAVSPEMEQKMYSTAQNLNISLISVCHRTSLWHFHNYLLKFDGRGSYQFGKFDAKERLANEEKLMELNAVLDQQVPVWDKRLKDLTEARTSNIIRKSQTDLNMLQSISNTALSTNLLKPSNDVTMPRGGTDDKRLLYKRQASETPNSANNQRPTSRLLREEE, encoded by the coding sequence ATGTCGCCGTCAGTTTCGAGGATATACCAGCATCACAGACTCAACATACTGCGGACCTCGTATGTCCTATTGCTATTCGCCACGCTTCATAGCTTAAGCAGCGGCTCGAGTGCAAAAAAGGCGGCTAAAAGAGTTATCAAAGATGAGAAGAGGCGTCTGAGGTCGGTGTCGGATCTGACCACTGGGTCAGAGGAAACAAGTGCGGAAGTGGCAGAAGGCGCGGAACGTGGCCCTGGTAAAGATACGGACTCGGATAGCGGTCGAGGTGGTGATCTAGAGGAGAGCCGGGAGAGCCGGCTTGATGAGGACAAAAAGAGAAGACGCGACAGTAGCAGACAGTTTGTTAGACTCATACTCAGAGACAAAAAATGTCTGTTCCTTTTCATATCGCAGGCTGTTCTGCTAGTGATAAGAACCTTTCTGTCACTGAGGGTAGCCACGTTGGATGGTAAGTTGGTGTCGAGCCTCGTGAAGTCCAAGTACTCGAAATTCCTGAGGATTCTTCTGGGCCAGTGGATGGTTCTGGGTGTGCCGGCAAGTTTCATCAACTCGCTCATAAGCTATACGACAAAGCTTTGCGCTGTGACGATGAATAGAAGAATATCGAAATTCGTGATCAACAAATATCTGAAGAATCACCATGTTTTTTATTCCGTAGCGGCTGGAGCGGGAACCACCTCTGAGATTCAAGAGCATCTGACTCGCGATATTGCTACTTTTTCAACGAATTCGTCCATGCTTTTGAATCAACTACTGAAGCCGATGCTAGATTTATTGCTCTGCTCCTTTAAGTTGTTAAtctcaaattcaaatatgaTGGGTGAGGGCACCTTAGCCCTTGGTTTGATCGTTTATATCTCCAACTTCTTCCTTAAAATGATTCAACCAAATTTCACAAAATTAACAATGAAAAGATCGTCATTAGAAAGTTGGTTCAGATCATTACACTCGAATATTCATTCAAATAACGAAGAAATTGCTTTATTGAGGGGTCAGTCAACGGAATTAACGAATCTGgattattctttttatcaGTTAGTGTTGTTCCTAAATAGAGAAAACAAAGCAAGAGCCCTTTACGATCTAGCaacaaatttcatcatcaagtACACCTGGGGTGCCGCTGGTTTAGTTCTGTGTTCGATACCAATATTTTTCcagaataaaaatgaaaatgttcATAGTGATGTCACTGCAGATTTTATCACAAACAGAAGATTACTATTGACAGCCTCAAGTTCAATTGGCAGATTCGTTGAACTCAAGAGAAATATCCAACAGTTGCGCGGTGTTTGGTTAAGATTGAACAATTTCAACGTTTTATTGAACGAAAATATAGAAAAAACTTCAAGAACGGGAAATAACATCATCAATAGtgataataatgaaaacGGTATTATTGAATATAATGATAAATTgattaaatttgaaaatgttcCATTAGTAACACCGGCCGATCAAGTTTTAATTCCAgatttaaattttgaattaaaACACGGTGATCATTTATTAATAATTGGTCCAAATGGATGTGGtaaatcatcattatttCGTATTTTAGGGGGGCTGTGGCCATTGAGGCAAGGTTCAAGTATTAGAAGGACAAAATTAACTATGCCATCAAGAACTCTTGATAATGAATgtgaaatattttatttacCTCAAAAACCTCACATGGGAAGTAGATCCACTTTTAGAGAACAAATAATTTATCCAGATTCGCTCAATCAATTTGAGAGAAAGTTTGATAATGATTATGATAAAGGTGATAAATTCCtgattgaaattttaaaacTGTTAGAATTAGAAGATTTGATATCTGAAAATATGTCATTAATTCTAACAAAAAAGAACATTCAAACCATGGATAATGTTGATAATGATTTACCAATCATTGATACCAAAGATGCTTTTGATTTAACAAGAAATTGGTCTGAGGAACTTTCAATTGGTGTTCAACAAAGATTGGCAATGGCAAGGATGTATTATCATAAACCAAAATTTGCAGTTTTAGATGAGTGTACTTCAGCCGTTTCACCGGAAATGGAGCAAAAAATGTACTCAACTGCACAAAACTTGAACATTTCATTAATTTCCGTTTGCCACAGAACGAGTCTTTGGCATTTCCATAATTATCTTTTAAAGTTTGATGGTAGAGGTAGTTATCAATTTGGCAAATTTGATGCAAAGGAAAGACTAGCAAATGAGGAAAAATTGATGGAGCTGAATGCTGTATTAGATCAGCAAGTTCCTGTCTGGGATAAAAGATTAAAGGATTTGACCGAAGCAAGAACTTCCAATATTATCAGAAAGTCTCAAACTGACTTGAACATGCTACAATCTATAAGCAATACAGCTTTGTCAACAAATTTATTAAAACCTTCGAATGATGTTACAATGCCAAGAGGTGGTACTGATGATAAAAGGTTATTATATAAAAGGCAAGCTTCTGAAACGCCTAATTCCGCTAATAATCAAAGGCCAACGTCCAGACTACTGAGGGAAGAAGAATGA
- the VPS36 gene encoding ESCRT-II subunit protein VPS36 (similar to Saccharomyces cerevisiae VPS36 (YLR417W); ancestral locus Anc_4.288), translating to MYYFLSSSESFFGIACIVRRKVGKGSNIPLVKLKVLSRICSLLTSSFSFYGKMDCWHFIETTSSGQPILRENEKDILIDQMVGLYHNKSKILDRQKGRIFLTSQRIIYVDNLKPTKNSVYVELDDIESLQYSSRFLKRSARLILFLKTADARDLGYNHKKDEDKGITSWVCPICMVTNESEGSITADTKEPPICLNCGVPADYELIKNSISFTGEALEERDPNHSQIPTSTNEQDGNVCPACTFINHPLISNCEICGTRLSNVKIRKKDLKFKDSRVQLELENPVSASTNHSMKFFIQLSFRKSDGLLFAQATEKTLEDLKKANSSHIFNKNLVSINGIDVNNNLPDEMPVLETQLSKIGIASLEKSRETQLLKNDILFNSALTDLNNLMSLVDEIETLFNGHRKKLVGEGKELQKPLLILDREKFYNKSLFLDEIAREIYEFAISEFKESKERVGYVMIPLVDLYAMYNKSMRIGTGLISPEEMKEACERFEQLNLFELKLTRINKRILCIASKDSFEFLKSRIIDLAQTFNGCDLLLLTKKLNEETSSSWTIGILMEILKNCVDEGYLVIDEQISGIYYYKNSFWSIPE from the coding sequence ATGTATTATTTTCTAAGTTCAAgtgaatcattttttggcaTCGCTTGCATAGTTCGAAGAAAAGTAGGAAAAGGAAGTAATATACCCCTAGTAAAACTAAAAGTACTAAGCAGGATTTGTAGCTTACTGACCAGTTCTTTCAGCTTTTATGGGAAAATGGATTGCTGGCATTTCATAGAAACAACGTCGTCAGGTCAACCTATCCTTcgagaaaatgaaaaggacATCCTTATCGATCAGATGGTAGGTCTCTACCATAATAAATCCAAGATACTGGATCGCCAAAAAGGTCGGATTTTTTTAACATCTCAAAGGATCATATATGTGGATAACTTAAAGCCTACCAAGAATTCCGTTTACGTGGAGTTAGATGATATTGAATCTCTGCAATATTCATCGaggtttttgaaaagatctgCTCGGTTAATCCTGTTCCTCAAGACTGCTGATGCTCGTGATCTTGGCTACAATCACAAAAAAGACGAAGATAAAGGTATCACAAGTTGGGTTTGTCCCATTTGTATGGTTACGAACGAAAGTGAAGGTAGTATAACTGCTGATACTAAAGAACCACCTATATGCCTAAACTGTGGAGTTCCCGCTGATTAtgaattgataaaaaattctaTTAGTTTTACAGGCGAAGCACTAGAGGAAAGGGACCCCAATCATAGTCAAATACCAACCAGTACGAATGAACAAGATGGGAATGTTTGCCCTGCTTGTACATTCATTAATCATCCATTGATAAGTAACTGTGAAATATGTGGTACAAGATTGTCAAATGTTAAAATACGAAAGAAAGATCttaaattcaaagattcaagagTTCAATTAGAATTGGAGAATCCTGTTTCGGCATCTACCAATCATTctatgaaatttttcattcaattaAGTTTTCGAAAATCAGATGGTTTGCTGTTCGCACAAGCTACTGAAAAGACGttagaagatttgaaaaaagcaAACTCTTCGCATATATTCAATAAGAATTTGGTCTCCATCAACGGTATAGATGTAAACAACAATTTACCTGATGAGATGCCGGTTTTAGAAACGCAGTTAAGCAAAATTGGAATTGCAAGTTTGGAGAAATCAAGAGAAACGcaattattaaaaaatgatatatTGTTCAACAGTGCATTGACAGATCTCAACAACTTAATGTCTTTGGTAGATGAAATCGAAACTTTATTCAATGGGCATCGTAAGAAACTAGTAGGGGAAGGAAAAGAGTTGCAGAAACCGCTTTTGATACTCGACAGAGAAAAGTTTTATAATAAAtctctctttcttgatgaaattgcTCGTGAAATATATGAGTTTGCTATTTCTGAATTTAAAGAGAGTAAAGAAAGAGTAGGCTACGTCATGATACCTTTGGTCGATCTATATGCGATGTATAATAAATCAATGCGAATAGGAACGGGTCTCATCTCACCCgaagaaatgaaggaaGCTTGTGAAAGGTTTGAACAATTAAATCTTTTCGAGTTGAAACTAACTCGAATCAACAAGAGAATTTTATGCATTGCATCCAAAGATTCCTTCGAATTTTTAAAGAGCAGAATAATTGATTTGGCACAGACTTTCAACGGTTGTGATTTACTGTTGCTAACTAAGAAGCTAAACGAAGAGACATCAAGTTCGTGGACTATCGGAATTCTGATggaaattctgaaaaactGTGTTGATGAGGGATATTTAGTTATTGACGAACAGATAAGTGGTATCTATTACTACAAAAATAGCTTTTGGAGTATTCCAGAATGA
- the HYM1 gene encoding Hym1p (similar to Saccharomyces cerevisiae HYM1 (YKL189W); ancestral locus Anc_4.289) — MFKKYKNKNPELDMTFWWKKNPKLPVDHVKFIIEQLSKIDSSWNPDSRRKAQEECTRYLMGTKHFMLGDAETNITTDALDELYAAMYRHDFFYELLLHFSDLEFEARKEVILIFSICLRHSKDNKHVTVDYLVSEPRTINQMLRTIELALQGKNAHDIFLPVGNMILECIKYEQLCRIILKDQQIWKFFEFVKLGYFEISTESLQILSAALTTHSKLVSKEFFSQDSNIVDFIQNINKLIAHGTYVTKRQSTKLLGTLIVLRSNNQLMNQYINSPENLKLIMTVMTDKSKNLQNEAFNVFKVMIANPRKSKPVSDILIKNREKLLMYFETFGLDSLDQTFLDERDFIIQEIESLPRIVSSNADSSCNLAGSPPKNTTTSSPSNNNAT, encoded by the coding sequence atgttcaaaaaatataagaACAAGAATCCAGAGTTAGACATGACTTTCTGGTGGAAAAAAAACCCAAAATTACCAGTAGATCATGTGAAGTTTATCATTGAGCAATTGTCAAAGATCGACTCGTCGTGGAACCCAGATAGCAGACGTAAAGCGCAGGAGGAGTGCACACGATATCTAATGGGCACGAAGCATTTTATGTTGGGTGATGCTGAGACAAATATAACGACAGATGCCCTTGATGAACTCTATGCTGCCATGTATCGCCATGATTTTTTCTACGAGCTACTTTTACATTTCTCAGATTTAGAATTTGAGGCGAGGAAGGAAGTAATACtcatattttcaatttgtttaaGACATTCTAAAGATAACAAGCATGTGACAGTTGATTATTTGGTCTCTGAACCACGCACTATAAATCAAATGTTGCGCACCATTGAGCTGGCCCTTCAAGGGAAAAATGCACATGACATTTTCTTACCGGTGGGTAACATGATTTTGGAATGTATCAAATATGAACAACTATGTCGCATTATACTGAAAGATCAGCagatttggaaattttttgaatttgtgaAATTAGGTTACTTCGAAATTAGTACTGAATCATTACAGATTTTGAGTGCTGCACTCACCACTCATTCAAAGCTGGTCTCAAAGGAGTTTTTCAGTCAAGATAGTAATATAGTCgatttcattcaaaatatcaacaagCTTATTGCACATGGTACCTATGTGACAAAGAGGCAAAGCACCAAGTTATTAGGGACCTTAATTGTATTGAGATCTAATAATCAATTAATGAATCAGTACATCAACTCTCCCGAGAATTTAAAACTTATAATGACAGTCATGACagataaatcaaaaaacttGCAAAATGAAGCGTTTAATGTTTTTAAGGTGATGATAGCGAATCCTCGAAAATCAAAACCCGTTTCAGATAtattgatcaaaaacagAGAGAAACTGCTGATGTATTTTGAGACATTTGGATTGGATTCTCTTGATCAAACATTCCTTGATGAGAGAGACTTCATCATACAGgaaattgaatctttgccaagaattgtttcttcaaatgcAGATTCAAGCTGCAACCTTGCCGGTTCACCACCAAAGAATACTACTACTAGTAGTCCTTCAAATAATAATGCAACCTAA
- the CDC73 gene encoding Cdc73p (similar to Saccharomyces cerevisiae CDC73 (YLR418C); ancestral locus Anc_4.290) produces MSSVLAIVRDLLRTKKDFKLTNKDGEPVEDIVAAKNISFGSKTTVFSLDEVTDFEIEGEKVPLRVVIQCWLHRGSNAAEYLADCQKKQIFNVSFLQRTGLLNWLSGSSGSLQISKPKEDERFGKKSPAAAAATNGKEGEKTGNGYSTIPSNGENNDVNDDPVLREALSRERVLLDHNSSLRGNKPINFSYLIKDAELKLVQSLKSSLHSKKGSHNDSSNGRVSKSADSSRQVPRKDPIILIPSAASSVFTMSNIKKFLQDAHYVNPRDIPASQVDLVRVEKKFDRISRPIRFIVVNNTRMFTKPEYWDRVVAVFTMGHKWQFNNYQWNTPQELFQHCKGYYFHYAGDVVPQHVQQWNVQQVQLDKNIRFKDIEVVRFFWNSLERELIARGYK; encoded by the coding sequence ATGTCGTCCGTACTAGCGATTGTCAGAGATTTGTTAAGAACCAAGAaggatttcaaattgacaAATAAAGATGGAGAGCCGGTTGAAGACATTGTAGCggcaaaaaatatatcttttGGCTCCAAAACCACAGTCTTTTCTCTAGATGAGGTGactgattttgaaattgaaggagAGAAGGTTCCTTTGAGAGTGGTTATTCAGTGTTGGCTTCATAGAGGCTCGAATGCGGCAGAGTATTTGGCTGATTGCCAGAAGAAGCAAATATTCAACGTATCATTTTTACAAAGAACGGGTCTTCTCAATTGGCTCTCAGGAAGCTCTGGATCCTTACAAATATCCAAGCCCAAAGAAGATGAGCGGTTTGGTAAGAAGTCCCCggctgctgctgctgccaCCAACGGTAAAGAGGGAGAGAAGACAGGAAATGGTTACTCTACCATTCCTTCCAATGGAGAAAACAATGATGTTAATGACGATCCGGTACTCAGGGAGGCCCTATCTCGTGAAAGAGTACTGCTGGACCATAACTCTTCCTTGAGAGGTAATAAACCAATCAACTTTAGCTATCTAATTAAGGATGCCGAGCTAAAACTAGTTCAGTCATTGAAGTCTTCATTGCATTCGAAGAAAGGAAGCCACAATGATTCTTCCAATGGTCGTGTTTCAAAATCTGCTGACTCCTCTCGTCAAGTCCCAAGAAAGGACCCCATCATTTTAATACCTTCAGCTGCCTCTTCGGTGTTTACGATGTCGAAcataaagaaatttttacaGGATGCCCACTATGTAAATCCACGGGACATACCAGCATCTCAAGTAGACTTGGTTAGGGTTGAGAAGAAATTCGATCGGATATCAAGACCAATCAGATTTATCGTGGTAAACAATACGAGGATGTTTACCAAACCAGAGTACTGGGATAGAGTTGTTGCAGTATTCACAATGGGTCACAAGTGGCAATTCAATAACTATCAGTGGAATACTCCACAGGAACTATTCCAGCATTGCAAGGGTTACTATTTTCATTACGCCGGTGACGTTGTACCCCAACATGTGCAACAATGGAATGTGCAACAAGTGCAGTTAGATAAAAACATACGGTTTAAAGACATCGAGGTCGTTCGCTTTTTCTGGAATAGTCTTGAAAGAGAGTTGATTGCAAGAGGATACAAATGA